From a region of the Paenibacillus sp. FSL R10-2734 genome:
- a CDS encoding sugar ABC transporter permease, producing the protein MRRKHVSYSRFGYIFTFPFVIAFLIFSLYPILYTAVIGFTDMKGLIPKPIHILDNPFQNFKDLLFDNPSFRKSLINTGLLWITNFVPQMLLALLLTAWFTNKRLNIKGQGLFKILLYMPNIITASTIAVLFGSLFAYPMGPINSLFQMLGWTDAPIFFLQDKTTARGIVSFIQFWMWYGNTMIVLIAGVMGINPALFESASIDGANGFQTFFRITLPSLRTIMLFTLITSMVGGLTMFDIPQLFLAGGPDDSTLTTSMFIYGQAFKGSYMYNRAAAASMIMFLISAVLAGLMFYLMRDRDALKLKKIQKQKHKAAKAAAREV; encoded by the coding sequence ATGCGCCGCAAACATGTTAGCTATTCTAGATTCGGTTATATTTTTACCTTTCCGTTTGTTATTGCATTTCTGATTTTTTCACTGTATCCGATTTTATACACTGCAGTTATCGGCTTCACTGATATGAAGGGACTAATTCCAAAACCGATTCACATTTTAGATAATCCTTTTCAAAACTTTAAAGATCTTCTTTTTGATAATCCTTCATTTCGAAAGTCCTTGATTAACACTGGATTACTATGGATTACTAACTTTGTTCCCCAGATGCTACTCGCGCTCTTACTGACTGCATGGTTCACGAATAAGCGTCTTAACATAAAGGGGCAGGGTTTGTTCAAGATCTTGCTCTATATGCCTAATATCATCACTGCAAGTACGATTGCCGTACTCTTTGGCTCTTTATTTGCTTATCCAATGGGTCCTATAAACAGTTTGTTTCAAATGCTAGGATGGACCGACGCTCCGATCTTTTTCTTACAGGATAAGACGACAGCGCGGGGGATCGTATCGTTCATTCAGTTCTGGATGTGGTACGGCAACACGATGATTGTCCTGATCGCTGGCGTTATGGGTATCAATCCTGCACTCTTCGAGTCCGCATCCATTGATGGTGCTAACGGATTCCAAACCTTTTTCCGCATTACACTGCCGAGTCTGCGTACAATTATGCTGTTCACACTGATTACCTCGATGGTGGGTGGCTTGACCATGTTCGATATTCCGCAATTATTCCTTGCGGGCGGACCGGATGATTCCACGTTAACCACATCTATGTTTATCTACGGGCAAGCATTTAAGGGCAGTTATATGTATAATCGCGCTGCAGCGGCGAGTATGATTATGTTCTTGATTTCAGCTGTACTGGCTGGGTTAATGTTCTATCTGATGCGTGATCGTGATGCTTTGAAACTTAAAAAAATACAAAAACAAAAGCATAAAGCTGCTAAAGCAGCTGCAAGGGAGGTGTAA
- a CDS encoding response regulator, with amino-acid sequence MRSRTILIVDDEPRSREGMKKMLEVWAAGQYEILTASNAISAMEILEETPVELMISDIRMPGISGLSLVSQIRDKKIQRQPSVILISGHAEFEYAQQAIQLSVVEYLLKPASREKLIASVEGALKAGEEQEHIGFMRKMADPQLMAVRDEEASLCDPVRQAIHYVEMHIAEAISLQEVAEVVHLNGSYFSSLFKEQCQMNFSEYVARRKMQKAKELLLKTNLPIAEIASLTGYQTVKYFNKLFKEYEGMSPGQYRSSMRNGIEANIQ; translated from the coding sequence ATGAGAAGCCGAACGATTCTTATTGTCGACGATGAACCGAGATCGAGAGAAGGAATGAAGAAAATGCTAGAGGTGTGGGCAGCCGGTCAATATGAGATCCTTACAGCAAGCAATGCGATCTCCGCTATGGAAATTCTGGAGGAGACACCGGTAGAGCTTATGATATCGGACATCCGCATGCCGGGAATTAGCGGTCTTTCTTTAGTTAGCCAAATAAGGGATAAAAAGATACAGCGGCAGCCCTCCGTCATTCTCATCTCCGGTCATGCCGAGTTTGAGTATGCTCAGCAAGCGATTCAGTTGTCTGTAGTGGAATATTTGCTCAAGCCAGCTAGCCGGGAAAAGCTGATCGCATCTGTGGAGGGTGCACTGAAGGCAGGGGAAGAGCAGGAACATATCGGCTTCATGCGGAAGATGGCTGATCCACAATTAATGGCCGTAAGAGATGAGGAAGCTTCATTGTGCGATCCGGTCCGCCAGGCGATACACTATGTGGAGATGCACATAGCGGAGGCGATCAGTCTGCAGGAAGTCGCAGAGGTGGTACATCTGAACGGGAGTTATTTCAGTTCCCTTTTCAAGGAGCAATGCCAGATGAATTTCAGCGAATACGTCGCCCGCAGAAAAATGCAGAAAGCAAAGGAATTGCTGCTGAAAACGAATCTGCCCATAGCGGAAATTGCAAGCCTTACCGGTTATCAGACTGTTAAATATTTCAATAAGCTGTTCAAGGAGTACGAAGGAATGAGTCCAGGGCAGTATCGTTCTTCCATGAGGAATGGTATAGAAGCAAATATCCAATAA
- a CDS encoding extracellular solute-binding protein, which yields MLITTACNGDKGNSTKSDGEKITLKMMHLWPDSNNSAQNKMVKEIIREFEEANPNITIKTEVLENEQYKSKLKVLAASNDLPDIGFTWAAGFMDPYVRGNKFAAVDDLLQDELKGKFVAGTTEGYSFDGKTYALPVELNIVPVYYNKEIFSEFNLQPPQTLDDLKAIIRTLNNNGITPVTLGGKDGWPASFWYMYLADRIGGPNLMDKAVADQNFTDPSLLEAARQVQELVNMNTFIKGYNGLSNDEAKVQFMNGKSAMFVTGTWELPDFTTTTNIAQEFKVNIGYFKFPTVEGGKGNVDDWVGGPGTGLFISKNSKHTGEAKKFVSFFVQKWGEHSVVNAGVIPATKVDTAAIKLPQMFIDLLNELNKANKVTLYLDTQMKPVASTIHMNQIQALFGEAVTPEEFIKKQDDALKANK from the coding sequence TTGTTGATAACAACAGCTTGCAATGGGGACAAAGGGAATAGCACCAAGAGCGATGGCGAGAAAATCACTTTAAAAATGATGCATCTATGGCCGGATAGCAATAACTCCGCGCAAAACAAAATGGTAAAAGAAATCATCAGGGAGTTTGAAGAAGCTAATCCGAATATTACCATCAAGACGGAAGTTCTTGAAAATGAGCAGTATAAAAGCAAACTGAAGGTGCTTGCCGCATCTAACGATCTACCAGACATCGGATTCACCTGGGCAGCAGGCTTTATGGATCCTTATGTTAGGGGAAATAAGTTTGCAGCCGTGGACGATCTTTTACAGGACGAGTTGAAAGGAAAATTCGTAGCCGGTACGACGGAGGGGTACTCCTTTGATGGGAAGACGTATGCTCTTCCTGTCGAACTAAACATAGTCCCGGTCTATTATAATAAAGAAATTTTTTCAGAATTCAATCTGCAGCCTCCCCAAACCTTGGATGATCTCAAAGCGATCATTCGAACACTGAATAACAATGGCATAACACCCGTTACTCTTGGAGGCAAGGATGGTTGGCCGGCTTCCTTCTGGTACATGTATCTAGCTGATCGTATTGGGGGTCCCAACCTGATGGATAAAGCTGTTGCGGATCAGAACTTCACAGACCCTTCCTTGCTAGAGGCTGCAAGACAAGTGCAAGAGCTGGTAAACATGAACACATTCATCAAAGGTTACAACGGATTATCCAATGATGAAGCCAAGGTACAGTTCATGAACGGAAAGTCAGCCATGTTCGTTACAGGAACTTGGGAGCTGCCGGATTTCACGACCACTACGAATATAGCCCAGGAATTTAAAGTCAACATCGGTTATTTTAAGTTCCCGACAGTTGAAGGCGGCAAAGGCAACGTGGATGATTGGGTGGGCGGTCCGGGGACTGGATTGTTCATTTCCAAAAATTCCAAGCATACTGGCGAGGCAAAAAAATTCGTCAGCTTTTTCGTTCAGAAGTGGGGAGAGCATTCTGTTGTTAATGCAGGTGTCATCCCAGCTACCAAAGTAGATACTGCGGCTATCAAGCTACCGCAAATGTTCATTGATCTATTAAACGAGTTAAATAAGGCTAATAAAGTAACTCTTTATCTGGATACACAAATGAAACCGGTCGCTTCTACGATACACATGAATCAGATTCAGGCCTTATTCGGCGAAGCGGTCACGCCAGAAGAGTTCATCAAGAAACAGGATGATGCGCTCAAAGCGAATAAATAA
- a CDS encoding carbohydrate ABC transporter substrate-binding protein, producing MKNMKRGLVGISTLLVMTSALAACGGNSNSNSNSSSPSATPAPAANAAEAPTKGTGEKVTINLWSFTDEIPNMTKKYLEVHPEVNVEFKTTVIATTDGAYQPALDQALSAGGKDAPDIYAAESAFVLKYTQGDASSYAANYADLGLDDQMVKDAGIAQYSVDIGSLDGKLKALGYQATGGSFIYRRSIAKDVFGTDDPAKIKTEVGPGWDKFYDAAAKLKAKGYGIVSGDGDIWHPIENSSDKGWIVDGKLHIDPKREAFLDLSKKLKDNGYHNDTTDWTEAWYADMSGAGAQPIFGFFGPAWLINYVMNGQVKDTNGDWAVTEPPTGFFWGGTWLLANQQVTKDDAKKQAVADFMKWVTLDTSETGLQYFWANGTMKAGEQGTKDSVASSVVMSKSNGEVPLLGGQNMFDVFVPANANASGKNLTQYDETINKLWRDQVREYTAGNKDRAKAMETFKQQVKDQLGIESE from the coding sequence ATGAAAAATATGAAACGTGGTTTAGTAGGGATCTCTACATTGCTCGTGATGACATCTGCTCTAGCAGCATGTGGTGGGAACTCAAATTCAAACTCAAACTCATCTAGCCCAAGCGCAACTCCTGCACCAGCAGCTAACGCTGCCGAAGCTCCAACCAAAGGAACTGGCGAGAAAGTCACCATCAATCTTTGGAGCTTTACGGACGAAATTCCTAACATGACCAAGAAGTATTTGGAAGTTCATCCCGAGGTAAATGTGGAATTCAAAACTACAGTTATTGCAACTACAGATGGCGCTTATCAGCCAGCTCTTGATCAGGCTCTATCCGCTGGTGGTAAAGATGCCCCAGATATATATGCCGCTGAATCGGCGTTTGTGCTCAAGTATACCCAAGGAGACGCATCCAGCTATGCTGCTAACTATGCTGACCTTGGTCTTGATGATCAAATGGTTAAGGATGCTGGAATCGCACAATATTCAGTGGATATCGGTAGTTTGGATGGCAAATTGAAAGCGCTTGGTTATCAAGCAACAGGTGGCTCTTTTATCTATCGCCGTTCGATCGCTAAGGATGTTTTTGGAACAGATGATCCAGCTAAGATCAAAACCGAAGTAGGACCAGGTTGGGATAAATTCTATGATGCAGCAGCAAAGCTGAAAGCTAAAGGCTACGGCATCGTATCCGGCGACGGCGATATCTGGCACCCGATCGAGAACAGTTCTGACAAAGGTTGGATTGTTGACGGCAAGCTTCATATTGATCCGAAGCGTGAAGCGTTCCTGGATCTCTCCAAAAAGCTGAAAGACAATGGCTATCACAACGATACAACGGATTGGACAGAAGCATGGTACGCGGATATGTCCGGTGCTGGTGCACAACCGATCTTCGGTTTCTTCGGCCCAGCTTGGCTCATCAACTACGTGATGAACGGTCAAGTGAAGGATACAAATGGTGATTGGGCTGTTACTGAGCCTCCAACTGGATTCTTCTGGGGCGGTACTTGGCTCCTTGCGAACCAACAAGTAACTAAAGATGATGCTAAGAAACAAGCTGTAGCTGACTTTATGAAGTGGGTTACACTCGATACCTCTGAAACTGGACTTCAATATTTCTGGGCTAACGGCACGATGAAGGCAGGCGAACAAGGCACGAAGGACAGCGTTGCCTCCTCCGTAGTAATGTCTAAGTCAAACGGTGAAGTACCGTTACTTGGTGGACAGAACATGTTCGACGTCTTTGTTCCGGCGAATGCTAATGCATCAGGTAAGAACCTGACGCAATATGACGAAACAATCAACAAGCTCTGGCGCGATCAAGTACGTGAATACACCGCAGGTAACAAGGACCGAGCTAAAGCAATGGAAACGTTCAAGCAACAAGTTAAGGATCAGCTCGGTATTGAAAGCGAATAA